The Arachis ipaensis cultivar K30076 chromosome B10, Araip1.1, whole genome shotgun sequence DNA window aaatggaATTATTTGGTATAATTATAGATGAATAAATTTTGTAGGTAAAAAGTCAACACGTGGGAGAGGTGTTGCAACACGTGGAAGGCGTGTTGGATAAGTGATAACATCCTAGCTAACACGTGGGGCGTGTTGGACACGTGGCAACATATTAGCCAACACGTAGGAGGCGTGTTGAAACACGTGGAGGCGTGTTGAATGATTTTCACAATGCGTGATATACTTCAAATATCAATATCCAACTAAAACACGATTTTTCatttccatattaaaaataacagaaatatttgataaccaaagaaaattagccaaaaacagtcataacttgccttatttagcatttattaattgttgtaataattaataaatactaaataagacaagttctgacTGTATTTTTTGTCTTTCTAGCATTACCGTTCTATCTCTAACTAAAACAGCAAACATTGGATGCAATGCAATCATATTTCCCTCATGCATGACTTTGAGACATTAGCACGTTATTATCACTTGGCAGATACACAAACTGTATAACAAATCATTCATTCAATGAATTTATTTCTTCAATGATATCGGTATATTTAAAGGAAGTCCAACATTTGAAACCTCTTCAATCTCCAACTATAATTCTATGgtcaaaacattaaaaaaatcaCAATCTAAAAAAGTGAAGAGTGATACTATAAAAGGTTGACATCATTATGAAGATATTTCAAATATTGTAATTAGAAAATTTAGATgtttcttatcttcttttaattttttcttgtgTATGGGAACATATTCTGTTGATCTGTCCTAATAATAGCTATTTTATTTTATCAATATGAACAATTGACACACCAGATTAATCATAATAGTTATTCAGATGTATGGATTGACTAAGAATTGCAAACTTAAGTTGTTACTTGtcctatttttttttactttctttctAGCAGAGaaaattgacaaaaaaaaaagagtgttcaTCTCATCAATTACAATATTGCATGAATATACAAAGATTCAAGGTATAAatcaattaaaaagagaaaaaatttcATTCTCCTCCTCTCCTCAAAGATGTTAAAATGACATTTTCTTTCAatctatttataaaatatacatttttttcttttataacttttaaaaaatctcctctttattctattttaaattttttgtgttagctaatattaactttatcaattttaaaaaaatctctcgtacaatactctatatatatttagttttacttttataattCAAACTATCAAAAAATACATAACATAGTATTCTTTATGTTTGCGTACTCTTTTGTTTCCTCTTTCAATTTTGTTATATATTGTTTTTGATTTCTTATTCCTGCTATATTGTGGAGTTTCCTCGTACGAATGAGGAGGGATCCGATTGCtgatgatgttgatgttgatgttgatgttgatgctGATGCTGATGCTGTTCCGAGGAAGGGGAAGGTTGTCACGACAAAACCACCACCTATCCTTTCGGACGAGCTCATAGAGGAAATCCTGCTGAGGATACCGGCGAGGTCTCTCGTTCGATTAAGGAACAGCGTCTGCAGATCATGGAGAACCCTAATTTCCAGTTCCCAATTTGCCAAGGACCACCTTCGACGTTCAATGGCGGTGGATCCAGCCTTGACCCACCCACGTATTGCCTATTATAGCGAAACCTACGTATACCCCACAATCGGAGTGTTTTCCGTACGATCTGTGATGGAGAACCCTCCCCATGAACCCACTAAAGTAGTTCCCTATGACTATGAGGGAAGCTTCCGCCTCATTATTGGCTCTTGCAATGGATTGCTGTGCTTGCGCGATGAAGAGGGCCAGGATGGATTTATAATCTCCCATCGTGCCATGCTGTGGAACCCCTGCACTGGATTCACTTCTCAGCCGCTTGAAATTGGAGGTCTCCTCTCCATTTGCGGATTCGGTTATGATCATGTGAATGACAAGTATAAGCTTTTTGCACTTGTGAAAAAGAAATCAGGCGAATCCGTCTCCAGAATGTTTACATTCGGCCCAAATTCTACCTGGAGAACAATCCAGGATTTCTCCCATAAAATTCGTAACCGCAATTACAGGGGTTCTATGGTGGATCATGTAGGGCTTTTTGTAAGTGGCACTGGCACTCTTAATTGGCTTTTTCACCGCTATCTTAGTTTTGTGTGGGTTCTTTCCCTTGACTTGGTCAAAGAGACTTATAATCAGTTTTTCCTTCCCGGCAGGGATTCAGATGATGATCACTGGGTGGCTCCCCAATTGGGTATCTTGAGGGATTGTCTTGCTGTTTGTTATGAGACTAAGAAAACTCATTGGACTGTCTGGTTGATGAAGGACTATGGAGTTCCTCAGTCTTGGACTAAATTGGCCATAATCCCCCACCACCCGCTACTCGATCGTCGTCCTTCAAGCCTACGGCCTATATACATGTTGAAAAATGTTCTTCTTGTGTTTTCTCCGTGTGACAAGTTTGTTTTATGTAACTTAAGTGATGGCAGCGTAGATTTTCCTAATATTGACAGCTCCAGTGATGACATGCCCAGACATCGTCCTTTAACTCAGCGTTCATATGCAAGGATCTTTCAACTCTATCATGAAAGCTTAGTTTCACCGTCGCACTTTGGTCTTCCAAGCTGCTCATCTGAGATGCGGTTAGGGCTGCatatggatcggataatatctgcATATCTgcggtaattatccgcatccgatccgaattttgcggatattatccgatccgcactatgataggatcggattgcggatttggcaGTGATATCCGCGAATTCCgcaaatccgcatatccgcacatcacatataaatagtatagtttaagaaaataaaccctaatgtaatatgaattttagtgtgttgttttatgaattttatgatatcttgttttttatttttttatgttgtacttcgacttagaataattaaacttaaatcttgtgttattttttttttttttttgttattcaagagaactttattgataatattttagaattaaatatgcttaaacaggtgaaaaatatatttttttttttgtaaaaatagccaaatggaatttgaaaatattttttttaattatgcggatatacccgatatccgatccgatccggaTACTTAGAATTAAATatacttgcggatcggatcggatctgaCCTGAA harbors:
- the LOC107621243 gene encoding F-box/kelch-repeat protein At3g23880-like isoform X3 → MRRDPIADDVDVDVDVDADADAVPRKGKVVTTKPPPILSDELIEEILLRIPARSLVRLRNSVCRSWRTLISSSQFAKDHLRRSMAVDPALTHPRIAYYSETYVYPTIGVFSVRSVMENPPHEPTKVVPYDYEGSFRLIIGSCNGLLCLRDEEGQDGFIISHRAMLWNPCTGFTSQPLEIGGLLSICGFGYDHVNDKYKLFALVKKKSGESVSRMFTFGPNSTWRTIQDFSHKIRNRNYRGSMVDHVGLFGFR
- the LOC107621243 gene encoding F-box/kelch-repeat protein At3g23880-like isoform X1, translated to MRRDPIADDVDVDVDVDADADAVPRKGKVVTTKPPPILSDELIEEILLRIPARSLVRLRNSVCRSWRTLISSSQFAKDHLRRSMAVDPALTHPRIAYYSETYVYPTIGVFSVRSVMENPPHEPTKVVPYDYEGSFRLIIGSCNGLLCLRDEEGQDGFIISHRAMLWNPCTGFTSQPLEIGGLLSICGFGYDHVNDKYKLFALVKKKSGESVSRMFTFGPNSTWRTIQDFSHKIRNRNYRGSMVDHVGLFVSGTGTLNWLFHRYLSFVWVLSLDLVKETYNQFFLPGRDSDDDHWVAPQLGILRDCLAVCYETKKTHWTVWLMKDYGVPQSWTKLAIIPHHPLLDRRPSSLRPIYMLKNVLLVFSPCDKFVLCNLSDGSVDFPNIDSSSDDMPRHRPLTQRSYARIFQLYHESLVSPSHFGLPSCSSEMRLGLHMDRIISAYLR
- the LOC107621243 gene encoding putative F-box/LRR-repeat/kelch-repeat protein At1g11620 isoform X5; this encodes MRRDPIADDVDVDVDVDADADAVPRKGKVVTTKPPPILSDELIEEILLRIPARSLVRLRNSVCRSWRTLISSSQFAKDHLRRSMAVDPALTHPRIAYYSETYVYPTIGVFSVRSVMENPPHEPTKVVPYDYEGSFRLIIGSCNGLLCLRDEEGQDGFIISHRAMLWNPCTGFTSQPLEIGGIQMMITGWLPNWVS
- the LOC107621243 gene encoding putative F-box/LRR-repeat/kelch-repeat protein At1g11620 isoform X4; translated protein: MRRDPIADDVDVDVDVDADADAVPRKGKVVTTKPPPILSDELIEEILLRIPARSLVRLRNSVCRSWRTLISSSQFAKDHLRRSMAVDPALTHPRIAYYSETYVYPTIGVFSVRSVMENPPHEPTKVVPYDYEGSFRLIIGSCNGLLCLRDEEGQDGFIISHRAMLWNPCTGFTSQPLEIGAGIQMMITGWLPNWVS
- the LOC107621243 gene encoding F-box/kelch-repeat protein At3g23880-like isoform X2, yielding MRRDPIADDVDVDVDVDADADAVPRKGKVVTTKPPPILSDELIEEILLRIPARSLVRLRNSVCRSWRTLISSSQFAKDHLRRSMAVDPALTHPRIAYYSETYVYPTIGVFSVRSVMENPPHEPTKVVPYDYEGSFRLIIGSCNGLLCLRDEEGQDGFIISHRAMLWNPCTGFTSQPLEIGGLLSICGFGYDHVNDKYKLFALVKKKSGESVSRMFTFGPNSTWRTIQDFSHKIRNRNYRGSMVDHVGLFQGFR